Below is a genomic region from uncultured Desulfovibrio sp..
GCCCCAGATCAACAGTCAGCGGCGGCACCAGCTTACGGCCCACCTTGGGCATAAAGGCATAAGGCGTGACCTGGTAATGCCCGCTGTTGGGATCATTCAGATAATTGATGGCCAGTTCCTTGCCGAGCATTTCACCGATCATCTTGAACAGGTCGCTCACGCGCATGGGCTGGTTGCCAGAGATGATGATATTCTGGTTCTCAAATTCCGGATCAAGCACGGCCAGAGTGGCTGCCGAGGCATCGTCCACGTGCACGTATTCGCGCAGGGCCGTAGGCGCTCCGTAGTAGGTGATGGCGCCGTTGGCAAGAGCCTCGTAAACAAACCTGTTGATGGCGTTGCGGCGGTCGGAACGCGGGCCGTACAGCGAGCCGTAACGCAGTATGGTGTACGGCAGGTCGTGCATGGCCTGATAGTTTTCGATATACAGTTCGCAGGCCTGCTTGCTGCAACGGTAAAAGCCGCCTGACTTGCCGTACACGTACAGGGAACTGGCAAAAACATAGCGCTTTACGCCAGCTTTGCGGCAGGCCTCAAGCACCATGACGTTGCCTAGCACGTTGATGCGCGCCGTGTCCACCGGGCGGTTGTTGGCTTCGCCGATGTCGGCAATGCCAGCGTAGTTGAAGACCATATCCGCACCGGCTAC
It encodes:
- a CDS encoding NAD(P)-dependent oxidoreductase; the protein is MNITVFGGSGFLGSHICDKLSEAGHAVTIVDLHPSPFLRPDQTMLAGNILDEETVNRAVAGADMVFNYAGIADIGEANNRPVDTARINVLGNVMVLEACRKAGVKRYVFASSLYVYGKSGGFYRCSKQACELYIENYQAMHDLPYTILRYGSLYGPRSDRRNAINRFVYEALANGAITYYGAPTALREYVHVDDASAATLAVLDPEFENQNIIISGNQPMRVSDLFKMIGEMLGKELAINYLNDPNSGHYQVTPYAFMPKVGRKLVPPLTVDLGQGILRVMEEEHKELHPELASEGGYLVSTDD